Proteins encoded within one genomic window of Thioploca ingrica:
- a CDS encoding molecular chaperone SurA, with translation MIKLKNSLLGWLLLSACSVQANSDRQVLDYIVAVVNDEVIVKTDLQQELQEAEKKLHQQKIVIPSRQELEKQVLERLIMTTLQLQLAERSGIAVEDNRLNEKLRHLAEQNKMDLSSFRRHLESEGQNYEQVREKMRSSMILERLQQRQVVSRVNVTDREIDNFLANQTQQGTTANQEYHLWHILIATPEAPSPEAIEAKRQQADTVLAKLKQGADFQATAVAISDSRQALDGGDLGWLKAGEMPALFNDIVEQMTTGEIKGPLRDSSGFHLIKLVGKRGSEQSIVTQTQVRHILIKTSEFISEFEAKNRLETLKARIEQGDDFAELARANSQDGNSAVQGGLVGWVNPGDLVPELENVMNNLAPNQISEPFKSRYGWHIVQVLARRQYDNTEQALRTKAARQIHQRKVEEELQAWLRQLRDEAYVEYRLDNPEGGLG, from the coding sequence ATGATAAAATTAAAAAATAGCCTATTAGGCTGGTTACTGCTAAGCGCTTGTTCTGTGCAAGCCAATTCTGATCGACAAGTGCTCGATTACATTGTGGCTGTTGTCAACGATGAAGTCATTGTCAAGACTGATTTACAACAGGAATTACAGGAAGCAGAAAAAAAATTACACCAACAAAAAATTGTCATTCCATCACGTCAAGAATTAGAGAAACAAGTTTTGGAACGGCTGATTATGACGACACTGCAATTACAGTTGGCGGAACGCTCTGGTATTGCAGTTGAGGATAATCGTCTCAATGAAAAATTACGCCATCTTGCTGAACAAAATAAAATGGATTTATCAAGCTTTCGACGCCACTTAGAGAGTGAAGGTCAAAATTATGAGCAAGTGCGAGAAAAAATGCGTAGTAGTATGATTCTAGAACGCTTACAACAGCGCCAAGTGGTCAGTCGGGTTAATGTCACTGATCGTGAAATTGATAATTTCCTGGCCAACCAAACGCAACAGGGTACTACAGCCAATCAGGAATATCATCTTTGGCATATTTTAATCGCTACACCCGAAGCTCCCTCTCCAGAAGCAATCGAAGCCAAGCGACAGCAAGCGGACACTGTCTTAGCAAAACTAAAACAAGGTGCTGATTTTCAAGCAACAGCCGTTGCCATTTCCGATAGCCGACAAGCCTTAGACGGCGGAGATTTAGGTTGGCTTAAAGCCGGAGAAATGCCCGCTTTATTTAATGATATTGTTGAACAGATGACTACGGGTGAAATCAAAGGGCCGTTAAGGGATTCGAGTGGTTTTCATCTCATTAAATTAGTAGGTAAACGTGGCAGTGAACAAAGTATTGTTACCCAAACCCAAGTACGGCATATTTTAATTAAAACCAGTGAATTTATCTCAGAATTTGAAGCTAAAAACCGTTTAGAAACGCTGAAAGCCCGTATTGAGCAAGGCGATGATTTTGCTGAGTTAGCACGTGCTAATTCTCAAGATGGAAATTCTGCTGTTCAAGGGGGCTTAGTTGGCTGGGTTAATCCCGGTGATTTAGTACCAGAACTTGAAAATGTCATGAATAATTTGGCACCTAATCAAATCAGTGAACCTTTTAAGTCACGTTATGGATGGCATATTGTGCAGGTGTTAGCTCGGCGTCAATATGATAACACTGAACAAGCTTTGCGTACCAAAGCGGCTCGCCAAATTCATCAACGTAAAGTTGAAGAAGAATTACAAGCCTGGTTACGACAACTACGTGATGAAGCTTATGTTGAATATCGATTGGATAATCCTGAAGGAGGGTTGGGTTAA